The proteins below come from a single Desulfovibrio sp. genomic window:
- a CDS encoding DUF1819 family protein, which produces MNNDRYNMSFTAGSLFHRESVSLAKLYLDCRDWNVVRDVVIADNLLQARTLNTLKRVCREVLSRIQTLSYDTLEFFVEGNSQEQGYLLWLAICRRYNFIADFAVEVLRERYISLKTDVTYDDFDSFFNRKSEWHCELDDLTQTTREKLRQILFKMLRQADLLAVNNTINAAMLSPRLLELILQGDRRDLLYFPVNESYLRRIAR; this is translated from the coding sequence ATGAACAACGACAGATACAATATGTCATTTACGGCTGGAAGTCTCTTTCACCGTGAATCTGTAAGTCTTGCGAAACTCTATCTTGACTGTCGCGATTGGAATGTGGTTCGAGATGTGGTCATCGCAGACAATTTATTACAAGCCAGAACACTAAATACACTCAAGCGTGTTTGCCGTGAGGTTCTTTCTCGGATACAGACGCTGAGCTATGATACTCTTGAATTTTTTGTTGAAGGTAACAGTCAAGAGCAAGGCTATCTTTTGTGGCTTGCCATTTGTCGTCGTTACAATTTCATCGCTGATTTTGCTGTAGAAGTGCTTCGGGAACGTTACATTAGTCTGAAAACTGATGTAACCTATGATGATTTTGATTCTTTCTTCAACCGGAAGTCCGAATGGCATTGTGAGCTTGATGATCTTACTCAAACAACCCGTGAAAAGCTGCGGCAAATCTTGTTCAAGATGCTTCGGCAGGCCGACCTCTTAGCGGTCAATAATACAATAAATGCAGCCATGCTTAGCCCTAGATTACTAGAATTGATCCTGCAAGGGGATCGCAGAGATCTCTTATATTTTCCGGTAAACGAATCCTATCTGCGGAGGATAGCGCGTTGA
- the brxC gene encoding BREX system P-loop protein BrxC — MNLGNIFAKPVDRPIEGVIKADDEASLRLEVEEYVLTNEVEKQLESFLGAYNHYEGANGVWVSGFFGSGKSHLLKILAMLLENRQIDGVSTLDLFLPKCGDNEILRGDLKRTANIPSKSILFNIDQKADVISKAQLDALLAVFVKVFDEMCGYYGKQAYIAQFERSLDHEGLLEAFCLEFEKEAKNSWEWGRSRPTRVADQIDNAYNKITGQNQKDVLDKHRQDYRLSIEDFAEQVYAYIKRQSPNFRLNFFVDEVGQYIAENVKLMTNLQTIAETLATKCRGRAWVIVTAQEDMGTVVGEMGKQQGNDFSKIQARFANRMKLTSADVAEVIQKRLLMKTDEGVRLLSDIFHSQSNNFRTLFDFADGSQTYRNYQDQDHFIHCYPFIPYQFALFQSAIQNLSQHNAFEGKHSSVGERSMLGVFQQVAIQIGGHEIGQLATFDLMFEGIRTALKSNIQRAIIQAENHLDGPFAIRLLKTLFLVKYVKEFKPTLRNLCVLMLDGFNQDLPALRKKVEEALSLLEQQTYVQRNGELYEYLTDEEKDVEQEIKNTEVESSDIAAELEKIVFDHVIKHRKIRYDENGQDYPFSRKLDDRLHGREYELAIHVISPFHENAENESTLRMQSMGRDELLVLMPADERLVRDILMYKRTEKYIRQNISITQQEAVKRILTDKGFQNRERYAELQQRAQSLMSKAKLVVAGGDIEIGSEDAQTRVLRGFHELISRTYPNLSMLRGVTYAENDIAKFLKHSQQGLFGNDATSLAESEQELLAFIHSNDRGGVRTTLKNLLEKFERKPYGWYYGAVLCTLAKLCARGKIEVRTDGNLLEEGEIERALRNTHGHGNVVLEPQVEFTASQVRALKEFFEDFFDAPPRSSEAKVLGKETGTALQELIHQLNPLEAQASQYPFLKALTPVIEKLKELTGKPYAWYLTELTRQEDALLNMKESVIDPVRKFMSGPQKGIFDNARKFVQSQEPNFAYIEGEESAQIVASMTDPECFKGNRMPQVKMQVEILQGKVTAQIEAEIAKAKERVDALKGRLCGMAEFSVLNGEQQEHVTRPFNEFNSGLERQQLIAVIRDNLRRFEESDYQRLLSHMTSWAQPALTPEPEPQPGQAATPDAGTKPTPPAKPEPRIEYVPIRSVKVSFDKAWLADETDVKRYLESMREALLDEIRKGKRIQI; from the coding sequence ATGAATCTTGGAAACATTTTTGCGAAGCCAGTTGACCGTCCAATCGAAGGGGTCATCAAAGCTGATGATGAAGCCAGTCTCCGTTTAGAAGTTGAAGAATATGTCCTGACTAATGAGGTTGAAAAGCAACTCGAATCCTTTCTAGGAGCCTATAACCACTACGAAGGTGCTAATGGTGTATGGGTTTCCGGCTTCTTTGGGTCAGGTAAATCACATCTATTGAAAATTTTGGCAATGTTACTTGAAAACCGGCAGATCGACGGAGTCTCTACACTTGACTTGTTTCTTCCCAAGTGCGGTGACAACGAAATTCTGCGTGGTGATCTCAAGAGAACGGCTAACATCCCTTCGAAAAGCATTCTGTTCAATATTGATCAAAAAGCAGATGTGATCAGCAAAGCTCAGCTTGATGCGCTTCTTGCAGTTTTCGTCAAAGTATTCGATGAGATGTGCGGGTACTACGGCAAGCAAGCGTACATCGCACAGTTTGAGCGCTCACTAGACCATGAGGGCCTGCTCGAGGCATTTTGCTTGGAGTTTGAAAAGGAGGCCAAGAATTCGTGGGAATGGGGGCGTAGTCGACCAACCCGCGTAGCAGATCAAATTGACAATGCCTATAATAAGATTACTGGTCAAAATCAAAAAGATGTACTTGATAAGCATCGGCAAGATTATCGCCTTTCTATAGAAGATTTCGCCGAGCAAGTGTATGCCTATATCAAACGGCAATCTCCCAATTTTCGCTTAAACTTCTTTGTTGATGAAGTTGGTCAGTACATTGCTGAAAATGTTAAGCTGATGACCAATCTCCAGACTATCGCCGAGACATTGGCCACAAAATGCCGAGGACGCGCATGGGTCATCGTTACCGCCCAGGAAGACATGGGGACGGTTGTCGGCGAGATGGGCAAACAGCAAGGCAACGACTTCTCCAAGATTCAGGCGCGATTTGCCAACCGCATGAAGCTGACCAGCGCCGACGTGGCGGAAGTTATACAAAAGCGTCTGCTTATGAAAACTGATGAAGGCGTTCGTCTGCTCTCAGACATTTTTCACTCGCAGTCCAACAATTTTAGGACGTTGTTCGACTTTGCCGATGGCTCACAAACCTACAGGAACTATCAGGATCAGGATCACTTCATCCACTGCTATCCGTTTATTCCGTACCAGTTCGCGCTGTTCCAGTCGGCTATTCAGAATCTGTCGCAGCATAATGCCTTTGAGGGCAAACACAGCTCAGTAGGTGAACGCTCCATGCTGGGCGTATTCCAGCAAGTTGCAATTCAGATCGGGGGGCATGAAATTGGTCAGCTGGCGACCTTCGACCTGATGTTCGAGGGCATCCGCACCGCGCTAAAGTCCAACATTCAGCGGGCCATCATCCAAGCTGAAAACCACCTGGATGGCCCCTTTGCGATCCGGCTGTTGAAAACGCTCTTCTTGGTCAAATACGTCAAGGAATTCAAGCCGACCCTTCGCAACCTGTGCGTCCTGATGCTGGACGGATTCAATCAGGATCTACCTGCTCTTCGGAAAAAAGTCGAAGAAGCCCTCAGCCTTCTCGAACAGCAAACCTACGTGCAGCGCAATGGCGAACTGTATGAATACCTGACCGACGAGGAAAAGGACGTCGAACAGGAAATCAAGAATACCGAAGTTGAGTCGTCAGACATTGCCGCCGAACTTGAGAAGATCGTTTTCGACCACGTCATCAAGCATAGGAAGATCCGCTACGACGAGAATGGCCAGGATTACCCATTTTCCAGAAAGCTCGATGACCGACTGCACGGGCGGGAGTACGAGTTGGCCATTCATGTCATCAGTCCGTTCCATGAAAACGCCGAAAACGAGTCCACTCTGCGGATGCAGAGCATGGGGCGTGACGAACTGCTAGTCCTGATGCCAGCAGATGAACGGCTTGTTCGCGACATACTCATGTACAAACGGACGGAGAAATACATCCGGCAGAATATCTCGATCACGCAACAGGAGGCCGTCAAACGCATCCTGACGGACAAGGGCTTCCAGAACCGGGAACGGTATGCCGAACTACAGCAGCGTGCTCAAAGCTTGATGAGCAAGGCCAAGTTGGTGGTGGCAGGAGGTGACATTGAGATCGGTTCCGAAGATGCACAGACCCGTGTGCTACGAGGATTCCATGAGCTCATTTCCCGCACCTATCCGAACCTTAGCATGTTGCGCGGTGTCACCTATGCCGAGAATGACATCGCTAAATTTCTTAAGCATTCTCAGCAGGGGTTGTTCGGCAACGATGCCACTTCACTGGCCGAGTCCGAGCAGGAGCTTCTGGCGTTCATCCATAGCAACGATCGGGGTGGCGTGCGCACCACGCTAAAGAACCTGCTGGAGAAATTCGAGCGCAAACCATACGGCTGGTACTACGGCGCCGTACTTTGCACTTTGGCCAAACTGTGCGCACGCGGCAAGATTGAAGTTCGCACCGACGGCAACCTGCTGGAAGAGGGCGAAATTGAACGGGCACTACGAAACACCCATGGCCACGGCAATGTGGTGCTGGAACCCCAGGTCGAATTTACTGCATCGCAGGTCCGCGCCCTCAAAGAATTCTTTGAGGACTTCTTTGATGCCCCGCCACGCTCCAGTGAAGCGAAGGTACTTGGCAAGGAGACCGGAACCGCACTTCAAGAACTCATCCATCAGCTTAATCCGCTGGAGGCCCAGGCATCCCAGTATCCATTTCTGAAGGCGCTGACGCCGGTGATTGAGAAGCTCAAGGAGCTAACCGGTAAGCCATACGCCTGGTATCTGACCGAACTCACCCGCCAGGAAGATGCACTGCTCAATATGAAGGAAAGCGTCATCGATCCTGTCCGGAAATTTATGAGCGGCCCACAGAAAGGCATTTTCGATAACGCCCGTAAATTCGTTCAAAGCCAGGAGCCCAACTTTGCTTACATCGAGGGCGAAGAATCTGCGCAGATAGTCGCCAGCATGACCGATCCGGAATGCTTCAAGGGCAACCGCATGCCGCAGGTGAAGATGCAAGTCGAAATCCTGCAGGGGAAGGTCACTGCCCAGATCGAGGCCGAGATTGCCAAGGCCAAGGAAAGGGTCGACGCCCTCAAAGGCCGCCTCTGCGGAATGGCCGAATTCAGCGTACTGAACGGTGAGCAGCAGGAGCACGTCACCCGCCCGTTTAACGAATTCAACTCAGGCCTTGAGCGCCAGCAACTGATCGCCGTCATCCGCGACAACCTGCGCCGGTTTGAGGAAAGCGACTACCAGCGGCTGCTTTCGCATATGACCTCTTGGGCGCAACCGGCACTAACACCCGAGCCTGAGCCGCAACCCGGCCAAGCAGCTACGCCGGATGCAGGTACGAAGCCCACGCCACCGGCTAAACCGGAACCACGCATTGAGTACGTGCCGATCCGCTCGGTGAAGGTCTCGTTCGACAAAGCCTGGTTGGCCGACGAGACTGACGTGAAACGCTACCTGGAATCCATGCGCGAGGCGTTGTTGGATGAAATCCGCAAAGGAAAAAGAATTCAAATATGA
- a CDS encoding DUF1788 domain-containing protein, producing the protein MPMQDRFQHLFSVISGQRFLNKQGLGNEIPFFICPFIPEESNEMERLRNQLINRLAQVGVRVLEINLYDLSIGILKAEGDFEWLIQNESRLEKSKLQEELQGILDIETVMVPAIAEKIASTDFDVLFLSGIGEVFPYIRSHNVLNNLQSTAKEQPTVLFFPGAYSHSLESGASLDLFGRLRDDKYYRAFNIFHCEV; encoded by the coding sequence ATGCCTATGCAAGACAGATTTCAACATCTTTTTTCTGTGATATCTGGGCAGCGTTTTCTCAATAAACAAGGCCTCGGTAATGAGATCCCATTCTTTATCTGCCCATTTATACCTGAAGAGTCCAATGAAATGGAACGACTTCGAAACCAACTCATCAATCGCCTAGCGCAAGTAGGGGTCAGAGTCCTTGAGATCAACCTGTATGACCTTTCAATAGGCATACTCAAAGCTGAAGGTGACTTTGAATGGTTGATTCAAAATGAGTCTCGCTTGGAAAAATCCAAGCTTCAGGAAGAACTTCAAGGTATTTTGGATATCGAAACTGTTATGGTGCCCGCCATCGCAGAGAAAATTGCATCCACTGATTTTGACGTGCTTTTTCTTTCTGGAATAGGCGAGGTTTTTCCATATATCCGATCACATAACGTTTTGAATAACTTACAGAGTACGGCGAAAGAGCAACCGACTGTCCTCTTTTTTCCAGGAGCCTATAGTCATTCCCTTGAATCTGGAGCGTCTCTCGATTTATTCGGCAGACTACGTGACGACAAGTACTACCGAGCGTTTAACATCTTTCACTGCGAAGTATAA
- a CDS encoding ATP-binding protein translates to MITNLTLKNFTVFKDLSIDFSAKINVIIGENGAGKSHLLKAAYALCSANSGLNGQEDVSDKEIKEALTNKLLNVFLPPDRKLGKMRKIGVAEDAWMRASFVSDKGIALKFRSNSKSVTVEENSDYEHDSLSPIFIPTKELMTFLRGFGNIEVNANILKLMFDETYFDLAAKLLNDAGQEPREKEEWLLENLVNKMEGRFSLDAGEMSFQPGTYIEYADGKAKDGKLTYFSPQRKDVFSPNMMAEGFRKFGVLQRLLQNCSLVPGVTGSLFWDEPESNLNPQLMKLLVQTMLELSRNGQQIILATHDYVLLKWLDLLVDTDAGDHIRFHALARENGDVQVQSADDYRQLNSNAIANTFSDLYDEEIKRSLGGA, encoded by the coding sequence ATGATCACAAATCTAACTCTGAAAAATTTCACAGTCTTCAAAGACTTGTCCATCGATTTTTCCGCCAAGATCAATGTGATCATTGGCGAAAATGGTGCTGGGAAAAGCCATTTACTGAAGGCTGCCTACGCTCTTTGCTCGGCGAATAGTGGCCTGAATGGTCAAGAAGACGTGTCGGATAAAGAGATAAAAGAGGCCTTAACGAATAAGCTGCTCAATGTCTTTCTCCCTCCTGATCGGAAGCTTGGGAAAATGCGCAAAATAGGGGTGGCTGAAGATGCCTGGATGCGCGCCAGTTTCGTTTCCGACAAAGGAATCGCACTGAAATTTCGCTCAAATTCAAAATCAGTCACCGTAGAAGAGAATAGTGATTACGAGCACGATAGCTTGAGCCCTATCTTCATTCCCACGAAGGAACTCATGACATTTCTGAGAGGCTTCGGAAACATCGAGGTAAATGCGAATATTCTCAAACTGATGTTCGATGAAACCTATTTTGATTTGGCAGCCAAACTTCTCAATGACGCTGGCCAGGAGCCACGAGAAAAAGAAGAATGGCTGCTAGAAAACTTGGTGAACAAAATGGAAGGACGATTTTCTCTGGATGCCGGAGAAATGTCATTTCAGCCCGGTACGTACATTGAATATGCCGACGGAAAGGCAAAGGATGGAAAGCTGACCTATTTTTCGCCGCAAAGAAAAGATGTGTTCAGCCCCAATATGATGGCGGAAGGGTTTCGGAAATTCGGTGTACTACAAAGACTATTGCAAAATTGTTCCCTTGTCCCCGGTGTTACAGGCTCGTTGTTCTGGGATGAACCAGAGTCAAATTTAAATCCACAGCTGATGAAACTGCTCGTGCAGACTATGCTGGAGCTGTCACGAAACGGCCAACAGATCATTCTGGCAACTCACGACTATGTGCTGCTCAAGTGGCTTGATCTCCTCGTCGATACGGATGCAGGAGATCACATTAGATTTCATGCGCTAGCAAGGGAAAATGGAGATGTGCAGGTTCAGTCTGCTGATGATTATCGACAGCTGAACAGCAATGCAATCGCCAATACATTCAGCGATCTGTATGATGAAGAGATCAAGCGCTCTTTAGGAGGTGCTTGA
- a CDS encoding type II toxin-antitoxin system Phd/YefM family antitoxin → MQLSTAVRPISAVKAHLKEIIHTFNEETASPVVITQNGEAKAVLMGIPGYERMQKTFAMLKALSLSSKSLEAGKGRSAREVFAGLRQ, encoded by the coding sequence ATGCAACTCAGCACAGCAGTACGCCCAATTAGTGCGGTCAAGGCGCACCTCAAAGAAATCATTCACACTTTCAACGAAGAAACTGCGTCGCCCGTTGTTATCACCCAGAATGGCGAGGCCAAGGCCGTGCTCATGGGCATTCCTGGATATGAGCGCATGCAAAAAACTTTTGCCATGCTCAAGGCCCTAAGTCTTTCCAGTAAGAGCCTTGAGGCTGGCAAGGGTCGCTCTGCTAGAGAAGTGTTTGCGGGCCTGCGGCAGTAG
- the pglX gene encoding BREX-1 system adenine-specific DNA-methyltransferase PglX has translation METLKLKRFAQYARRSLLEQVSGKLKLVLTAESSARREHDAAVKKLEEAIQKTDKKQVIERVAYIWFNRFCALRFMDVNRYNRVNIVSPADPGQFQPEILAEAKMGHIDEEMVPDKTRQQIFALLDGKASSHDPQGEAYRMLVVAACNFWNKAMPFLFQRIDDYTELLMPDDLLSGNSILAYTREAMTPDACEDVEVIGWLYQFYISEKKDEVFDGLKKNKKITPENIPAATQLFTPHWIVRYLVENSLGRLWLLNRPGSKLVEQMDYYIKPEQAETDFLRITKPEEIKICDPACGSGHMLTYAFDLLYAIYEEEGYESAEIPEKILTNNLYGIEIDERAGELAAFALTMKARIKQRRFFNKDVKPNICVLENVHFDDGELKSYMDFVGRDLFTVPLQATLRQFEEADNFGSLIRPEVTDVDGILSMLESKDVSGHLFLSPTHQKVLKVLEQAYYLGPKYHVVIANPPYMSSGGMDSRLGSWAKDNYPEGKSDLFAMFMERLLGLALKQGMAAMITMQAWMFLSSFEALRTKLLSRVTILSMAHIGERGFDSIGGAVVSTTAFVFSNSVIPNNEGVYLRLVNGKSEAEKSSMAFEAIHNPSCGWLYRSSANDFSKIPGHPIAYWTSKSIIQAFESGVRLGDNLDTAQGMKTLDNERFIRRWQEVAVSKITVNSVPDKQWVPINHGGGFRKWYGFQESVLNWYNDGEEIKELAQKKYNSVTRTVTGMGHYFENGITWSAISSDHISVRKFGEGFIFTNAGMCAFGNEKTQNTAMTLLNSKVGIEILKILAPSVNFGPNQVSEVRIIDSGDCTQTIQTNSGKLVSLARQDWDSYETSWDFMRMPLLAPECRQSTLKVTYQKLRVHWQEMMQTMQRLEQENNHIFIEAYGLQNELDEKVEPSEITLTCNPHYRYGNDKNEEELEALLLADTMRELVSYAVGCMFGRYALDKPGLILANQGETIEDYLKCVQEPSFPADDDNVIPMLDGDWFTDDIAERFRKFLRVAFGEEHYEANIQFVEKALGKNGKARDIRDYFLKEFYADHVKRYKKRPIYWLFSSPKGSFNALIYMHRYRPDTVSVVLNDYLREFRTKLTSHKNHLEAVSINASSSQGEKTKALKEIEKITKMIAEMEEYEREVLYPLAIEQVEIDLDDGVKVNYPKFGAALKKIVGLDAQED, from the coding sequence ATGGAAACACTAAAATTAAAGCGCTTCGCCCAATATGCTCGACGCTCTCTGCTGGAGCAGGTCTCCGGCAAGTTGAAGCTGGTGTTGACGGCAGAGAGTTCGGCACGCCGTGAGCATGATGCGGCGGTTAAAAAACTGGAAGAAGCAATCCAGAAAACCGATAAGAAACAGGTCATTGAGCGGGTGGCATATATCTGGTTCAACCGCTTCTGCGCCCTGCGCTTCATGGACGTGAACCGCTATAACCGGGTCAATATTGTCTCTCCAGCAGACCCTGGGCAGTTCCAGCCCGAAATTCTGGCCGAAGCTAAGATGGGGCATATCGATGAAGAAATGGTGCCGGACAAGACCCGTCAACAAATCTTCGCACTGCTCGACGGCAAAGCATCCAGCCATGATCCGCAGGGGGAAGCCTACCGGATGCTGGTAGTGGCCGCCTGCAACTTCTGGAATAAGGCCATGCCTTTTCTGTTCCAGCGCATCGACGACTACACCGAACTGCTGATGCCCGACGACCTGCTCTCGGGCAACTCCATCCTCGCCTACACCCGTGAGGCGATGACGCCAGATGCCTGTGAGGATGTCGAGGTGATCGGCTGGCTCTACCAGTTCTACATCTCCGAGAAAAAGGACGAGGTGTTCGACGGCCTGAAGAAAAACAAGAAGATCACGCCGGAGAATATCCCCGCCGCCACCCAGCTCTTCACCCCACACTGGATCGTCCGCTATCTGGTGGAGAACTCCCTCGGCCGCCTATGGCTGCTCAATCGTCCCGGCTCGAAGCTGGTCGAGCAGATGGACTACTACATCAAGCCCGAGCAGGCGGAAACCGACTTCCTGCGCATCACCAAGCCGGAAGAGATCAAGATCTGCGACCCGGCCTGCGGCTCCGGCCACATGCTCACCTATGCCTTTGACCTGCTCTACGCCATCTACGAGGAGGAAGGCTACGAGTCCGCCGAGATTCCGGAAAAGATTCTTACGAATAACCTCTACGGCATCGAGATCGACGAACGCGCCGGGGAACTGGCGGCTTTTGCGCTGACAATGAAAGCACGCATCAAGCAACGTCGGTTCTTCAACAAGGACGTCAAGCCGAACATCTGCGTGCTGGAGAATGTCCACTTCGACGATGGTGAGCTGAAGAGCTACATGGACTTCGTCGGACGCGATCTGTTCACCGTGCCACTGCAAGCCACCCTGCGCCAGTTCGAAGAGGCCGACAACTTCGGTTCCTTGATCCGTCCAGAGGTCACCGATGTTGACGGCATACTCAGCATGCTGGAATCAAAGGATGTCTCTGGTCATTTGTTTCTTAGCCCAACTCACCAGAAAGTGCTAAAAGTTCTGGAGCAAGCCTATTACTTGGGCCCGAAATACCATGTGGTGATTGCCAATCCTCCGTATATGAGCAGCGGGGGAATGGATAGTCGCCTAGGCTCGTGGGCGAAAGATAACTACCCCGAAGGGAAGTCGGATCTTTTTGCGATGTTTATGGAAAGGTTGTTGGGCCTTGCGCTAAAGCAAGGCATGGCGGCGATGATAACTATGCAAGCTTGGATGTTTCTTTCTTCTTTTGAAGCCCTTAGAACAAAGCTCTTATCTCGTGTAACCATTCTCTCAATGGCGCATATTGGTGAACGTGGGTTTGATTCAATTGGTGGTGCTGTTGTTTCAACAACAGCATTTGTTTTCAGCAATTCAGTTATCCCAAACAATGAAGGTGTGTACCTTCGACTTGTAAATGGTAAATCAGAGGCTGAAAAATCGTCGATGGCCTTTGAAGCAATTCACAATCCAAGCTGTGGTTGGTTGTATCGTTCTTCTGCCAATGACTTTTCTAAAATTCCTGGACATCCAATCGCATACTGGACATCAAAATCTATCATTCAAGCATTCGAATCTGGCGTAAGACTTGGCGATAATCTCGATACTGCTCAGGGAATGAAGACTCTGGATAACGAAAGGTTTATTCGAAGATGGCAAGAAGTTGCAGTTTCGAAAATCACTGTCAATTCAGTACCAGATAAGCAATGGGTTCCGATAAATCACGGCGGTGGATTTAGAAAATGGTATGGATTTCAAGAATCTGTTTTGAACTGGTATAACGATGGCGAGGAAATAAAAGAGCTTGCCCAAAAAAAATACAACTCGGTGACTCGTACCGTAACGGGCATGGGACATTACTTTGAGAATGGAATTACTTGGAGTGCAATTTCGTCAGACCATATAAGTGTCAGGAAATTTGGTGAAGGTTTTATATTTACGAATGCAGGTATGTGTGCCTTTGGAAATGAAAAAACTCAAAACACAGCAATGACGCTCCTTAATTCAAAAGTTGGTATCGAAATATTAAAAATACTCGCTCCATCGGTAAATTTCGGGCCTAATCAAGTTAGCGAGGTCAGAATTATAGATTCTGGTGATTGCACACAAACGATCCAGACTAATTCCGGGAAGCTAGTATCGCTTGCACGCCAAGACTGGGACTCCTACGAAACATCGTGGGATTTCATGAGGATGCCACTACTGGCTCCCGAATGCCGCCAGTCAACCCTAAAGGTCACTTATCAGAAACTCCGTGTCCACTGGCAGGAAATGATGCAAACAATGCAACGGCTGGAGCAAGAGAACAACCACATCTTCATCGAGGCCTATGGCCTGCAAAACGAACTGGATGAAAAGGTTGAACCCAGCGAAATTACCCTGACCTGCAACCCGCACTACCGTTACGGCAACGACAAGAACGAGGAAGAGTTGGAGGCGCTGCTGCTGGCCGATACCATGCGCGAGCTTGTCTCCTACGCCGTGGGCTGCATGTTCGGCCGTTACGCGCTGGACAAGCCGGGGCTGATCCTGGCCAATCAGGGCGAGACCATCGAGGATTACCTGAAGTGTGTTCAGGAGCCAAGCTTCCCGGCGGATGACGACAACGTCATCCCCATGTTGGACGGCGACTGGTTCACTGACGACATCGCCGAGCGGTTCCGCAAATTCTTGCGCGTGGCCTTTGGTGAGGAGCATTACGAGGCGAACATCCAATTCGTTGAAAAGGCGCTGGGTAAAAATGGCAAAGCCCGCGACATCCGTGATTACTTCCTCAAGGAGTTTTATGCCGACCATGTGAAACGCTACAAAAAGCGTCCCATCTACTGGCTGTTCTCCAGCCCCAAAGGCAGCTTTAACGCGCTTATCTACATGCACCGCTACCGTCCGGATACAGTCAGCGTGGTG